AATTGAAGCAACGACTTTCTCTACTCCTATTTGTCCGGTATATCAAAATGTTACGGCAAGCGCTGTTTCTGATCCAAATGAAATCAAGAAAAACTTAATTATACAATTGACAGCTCCTGTAAAATGGACACAATCAGTACGACAAATGATTGCCGATGGCGCTACTTTATTTACTGAAGTCGGTCCTGGAAAAGTATTAGCCGGTTTAATTGGAAAAATCGACAGAGAAGCTGCTACTGCTAACGCATAATTGCTGGTTGAAATAAACTGAAAAATCCCAAATTATCAAACTGATAATTTGGGATTTTGTTTTTTAAGCATATTACTGATTGCTAACTTCGAATCTTCTGTTCCCATTTCCAGGCACTTGCCATGGCTTGTTCCAGAGTAGATTGTGCTTTCCAACCTAAGACATTATTTGCCTTATCAGTATTGGCGTAAGCCGATGTTATATCACCTTCTCTACGGGCTACAATTTTATACGGTAATTTTTTGCCGCTTACTTTTTCGAAAGTATGGATTACTTCCAGCACTGAACTTCCTGTACCTGTTCCCAGATTAAAAGTTTCTACCTTGGCTGTATTTTTTTTATTTAATAAACGCTGTAGAGCAATCACATGCGCTTTGGCTAAATCAACCACATGAATGTAGTCACGAACAGCAGTTCCGTCCGGAGTGGGATAATCATCTCCATAAACCGATAATTCTTTTCTTAATCCAAAACCGGTTTGAGTGATAAATGGTACTAAATTTTGCGGAACACCTATTGGTAATTCCCCTATTTCGGCAGAAGGATGCGATCCAATAGGATTGAAATAACGCAATAAAATGGCATTGATATTAGTTACTTTAGCAGTATCTGTTATGATTTCTTCTCCAATTTGTTTGGTGTTTCCATAAGGAGACATAGCAATTTGAATGGAAGCGTCTTCGGTAATTGGCATTTTTTCGGCTTGACCGTAGACCGTACACGAAGAACTAAAAATGAAATTAGCTTCCTCTTTTTGCTGCAATTCCTGCAAAATATACACTAATGCATTAATATTATTTTCATAATACAACAATGGATTCTCTACACTTTCACCAACCGCTTTTGAAGCCGCAAAATGAATTACACCTGAAATATCTGTATGCCTTTTGAAAAACTCCTGTACTTTATCTTTCTCTCGTAAATCTAACTTTTCGAAAGCGGGAACTTTTCCGGTAATGTTCTGAATTCCGTCTAAAACATTTAAAGAAGTATTCGAAAGATTATCGACAACTATCACCTCAAAACCCTCATTTTGCAATTCTACTACGGTATGAGATCCTATGAAACCCAAACCTCCTGTTACTAGTATTTTCATGATTTCATCTTTTTTATCGATGCGATTTATTCCGCCTCTTGAGTTTATTAAATATAAAAAAAGGCGCAATACATTGCGCCTCCATACCATTATTTCAAAAATTCTAAAACACTGTCTGTTATGAATTTAATTTGCTCATCCTCTAACTCAGTGTGCATTGGCAGCGAAATTACTTCTTTCACCAATTGATTTGTTACCGGAAAATCTTCTTCTTTATAACGAGAATCTAAATATGCTTTTTGCAAATGCAACGGAATTGGATAATAAATAGCACATGGAATCCCTTTATCTAACAAATGTTGCATTAAACCATCTCTGTCAGCATTGATAATTCGCAACGTGTATTGATGAAAAACGTGACAATCACAAACATCACAAATCGTTGGTGCAATTATATTTTTATGGCCTTGAAAAGCAGCTGTATATTTTCTTGCAGCATCTTGTCTTGCTTTGTTATATTGATCTAATAAAGGTAATTTAGCATTCAAAACAGCGGCTTGAATACTATCCAAACGTGAATTTACACCCACAACATCGTGGTGGTAACGTTCGTACATTCCGTGATTTACTATACCGCGAATAGTATGTGCCAACGCATCGTCATTTGTAAAAATAGCACCACCATCACCATAACAACCTAAATTTTTGGAAGGAAAAAATGAAGTTGCTCCAACGTGTCCAATCGTTCCGGCTTTCTTTTTAGTCCCATCCGAAAATCTGCAATTCGCACCAATAGCTTGTGCATTATCCTCAATTACATATAAATTATGGGCTTTGGCGATAGCCATAATAGCCTCCATATTCGCTGCACGACCAAACAAATGTATAGGAACAATTGCTTTTGTTTTTGGCGTAATCGCCTTTTTTATTCCTTCGATAGAGATATTCATATTGAATAAATCTACATCAACTAAAACTGGCCTGAGTTGCAATAACGCAATCACCTCAACAGTTGCAGCGAAAGTAAAATCGGCAGTGATTACCTCATCACCTGGTTTCAAACCCAATCCCATCATGGCAATCTGGAGCGCATCGGTTCCGTTTGCACATGGAATTACGTGTTTAACATCAAGATATTCCTCTAATGATTTTTGAAATTTATGAACTTGCGGTCCATTGATGTAAGCATTTGAATCTAAAACTTCCTGAATAGAATTATTTACGGTTTCTTTTATTGCATCATATTGACTTTTCAGGTCAACCATTTGTATTTTTTTCATTGAAATTTTTATTTAAAATTCACTTTTGAACAGGATTTAAAACCCTATTTATTTAAAGTCTCAAAAAACAATAAACCCTTTCTCAAGACAAAAAACAAAATTAGGCATTTAATGATTTTAAACCAATGAAAATAATATAAAGAAAACGTATTTTAGCCACAAAATTTCAAATATGCTTTTTGCCTACAACATTGTCGTTTTTATAGCCGGATATTTACTAAAAGTCGTGTCTGTTTTTAGCCCAAAAATAAAACTTTTTGTAGCTGGACGAAAAGAAGTTTTCCCGATTTTAGAACAAAAAATAAAACCTTCGGATAAAACAATTTGGTTTCATGCCGCCTCTCTCGGCGAATATGAACAAGGCCTACCAGTCATCGAAAAAATTAAAGAAAAATATCCTTCCCATAAAATCATTGTCAGTTTTTTTTCTCCTTCGGGATATGAAGTTCGCAAAAACAACACCATAGCTGATGCAACAGTATACTTGCCTTTAGACTCCAAAAAAAATGCGCAGGAATTTTTGAGATTGGTCCATCCTGACTTTGTGTTTTTTATCAAATACGAATATTGGCTCCACTATTTAAGCGAACTCAAGAAACAAAATACACCAACCTATCTGATTTCGGGAATTTTTAGACCGAATCAAATGTTTTTCAAGTGGTACGGCGGCTTTTACAGAAAAGCATTGGATACATTCACCTATTTTTTTGTACAAAATCAAAATTCTAAAGACTTATTGTTACAACTTGGAAAAACAAATGTAGCCGTTTCCGGCGATACGCGTTTCGACAGAGTTGCAGCCATTTTAGAAAAAGACAATTCCTTAGAATTTATTTCGGAATTCAAGAATAACACACTAACAATTGTAATAGGGAGCTCATGGCCAAAAGACGAGAATTTATTAATTGATTTTATAAACACCCAAAATCAACCCCTAAAGTTTATAATCGCCCCGCACAATATAAAACCAGCTCAAATTGAGCAATTAAAAAACAGCATTACTAAAAAGACCGTTTTATTTACCGAAAAGGAAAATAAAAACCTGAACGAATATGACGTTTTCATCATTGATACCATCGGAATATTGACTAAAATCTACAGCTACGCAGATATCGCATACGTGGGTGGCGGTTTTGGAAATCCTGGCGTTCATAATATATTAGAACCCGCAACATTTGGCGTACCCATAGTTATTGGGCCAAACTATTCTCATTTTGCAGAAGCAACCGCCTTGGTCAATCTAAAAGGCTGCACGGTAATTTCAAATCTCAAAGAGATGGAAAATGCTTTCCTAGAATTAATTGAAAACGACACAATCAGAGCTCAAAAAGGACTAATCTGTAGTGCTTTTGTTCAAGAAAACCGAGGAGCTACAAACACCATCTTGAAAAAGATATAAAATCAGATTTGAATCAATCCTTATATTGTTGTTTTATTTTTAATTCAAAAACAAAAAATCTGATTAAAAACCAGAAAAAAAGACGTGTATTACCTATTTAAAATTCAATAGTTTAGATTTTTTTTCAACTTTCCAAAAACGAATCATTTTCATCATTTTCTTAAAAACATATCCCCAATAAAATTAATTACCCAATTATAGCCATTTATTTTACGAAATTCTTTTTTTGGCATAGTAGTTGTTACAATAAAAACCGTTGGTGATAAATATTATTTTTAAAAAAAAAATAAAAAAATATTTTACATATTAAAAAATTTATATCTTTGCCACGAATTAATAATTAACCTTTATAATAAAATTAAGATGAAAAAAGTATTTTTAAGTTTAGCTGTTGTTGCTGTTTTAACTGTTGTATCATGTAAAAAAGCTGAAGCTCCTGCTGAAGAAGTTGTAGCTGCTGACACTACTGCTGTAGTTGTTGATTCTGCTGCTGTTGTAGCTGATACTGCTGCTGTTGCTGTTGATTCTGCTGCTGTTGCTGCTCCAGAAGCTAAGTAATTTTTAATTACATCAAAAAATCAAAGTCGTTCACTTTCGTGTAACGGCTTTTTTTTGTGCTTTAAAAACCCAAAATACAGCACATAAAAAAAGTCAAATTGCAAACAAAATGACTTTAAATACAATATCCAAAAATCTTTTAGTCCGGAAACACAAAACCACCTTCCGAAAAATCTAATATCTCCGATTTAGAAGCATATTGCACAATCTCTTTTATCCCTTTTTGAAGACGTAATTCTGTTGTATACTTCCTGCTTACAGCAAAAAGCTCTTCAGCCAAAAGCAGCCTAAAAAAATACTTCCCGCTTGACGTTTTAACCTTTACAAAATTTGCAGTTTCGATACTCAATTTAAAACGCTCTATACTTTCCTCACACTCAAACTTAAGTTCATAACTCAAACTTGTAAATATCGTTTTTCCTTTCCTGGAAGTGAACACAAATTTATACTCATCATTGAATCGTTTACTAATTACAAAAGCGCCCATGAAATTTTAGATTTTAGATTCTAAACAACAATGTCCAGAATACACTTTTATATTTTTATAATTACAAACTCTTATAAAATAAAAAAAGCTCCAAACATAGTTTGAAGCTTTCTTTGTACTCAGAGCGGGACTTGAACCCGCACGAACATTGCTGTTCACTGGATTTTAAGTCCAGCGTGTCTACCAATTTCACCATCCGAGCATTATATGATGTTGGAGCGAAAAACGGGGCTCGAACCCGCGACCTCGACCTTGGCAAGGTCGCGCTCTACCAACTGAGCTATTTTCGCATTTTCAATTCTTAAAAAGAACTACGATACTTGTTCTGTATTGCGGATGCAAATTTAAGACATTTATTGAATTACACAAGCCTTTTTTAGAAAAAAATTACAGATTAAAGTTAACATTCTGATAACGTAAACTTTAAAACCAAAGAAATTATTTCCGGGTTAACATTCTTTTGATTTCGTTCAATTTCATCAAGGCTTCCATTGGAGTTATTGTATTAATATCCAAGTTTAAAATCTCCTCTTTGATTTCTTCCAACAAAGGATCATCCAAATTAAAGAAACTCATCTGCATTTCGTCTTTGGCTGCTTTGATTCCATTTAACGCATCACTAGAATGATTTTTCTCCAGTTTCTTTAATAGTTTCTGTGCTTTTAGGATTACGATTTGGGGCATTCCAGCCATTTTCGCTACATGTATCCCAAAACTATGTGCACTTCCTCCTTTTACTAATTTCCTGATAAAAAGAACTGTATCTTTTAATTCTTTGACAGCCACATTATAATTCTGAATTCTAGGTAACGATTCGCTCATTTCGTTCAGCTCATGATAATGCGTGGCAAATAAGGTTTTAGGTCGTGAAGGATGCTCATGCAAAAACTCAGCAATTGCCCAGGCGATAGAGATTCCGTCATACGTACTGGTTCCTCTTCCAATTTCATCTAAAAGTACTAAACTTCGATCGGAAATATTATTCAAGATAGAAGCTGTTTCATTCATTTCGACCATAAAAGTAGACTCACCCATCGAAATATTATCACTCGCTCCAACTCTGGTGAATATTTTATCTACCATTCCCATTCTAACGCTGTCTGCAGGAACAAAACTTCCCATTTGAGCCAAGAGTACGATTAGTGCAGTTTGACGCAAAATAGCCGATTTTCCAGACATATTAGGCCCAGTAATCATTATAAGCTGTTGCGTTTCTCGGTCTAAAAAAACATCATTGGCAATATATGGCATTCCAACAGGCAATTGCTTTTCGATAACAGGATGCCTTCCGTTTTTGATTTCGAGCTCGAAAGTATCATCAATTTCCGGACAAACATATTTATTTTCTATTGCTAATTGCGTAAACGAACACAAACAATCCAATTGCGCTACTAAATTAGCATTCATTTGAACCGGCTTTATGTAAGTTGCAATCCAACTCACTAATTGTTCAAACAGCTCTACTTCTATTTTATGGATTTTTTCTTCGGCACCAAGGATTTTCGTTTCGTATTCTTTTAATTCCTCAGTAATATATCGTTCTGCGTTTACCAAAGTTTGTTTTCGAATCCATTCGGCTGGAACCTTGTCTTTGTGCATATTCCGAACTTCAATGTAATACCCGAAAACATTATTGAAAGAAATTTTCAAAGAAGAAATACCCGTTAATTGCGACTCCCGTTTTTCTATCCCTTCTAAGAATTCTTTTCCAGAAGTAGATATAGCGCGCAAATCATCTAATTCCGCATTAATTCCTTTGGCAATCGCATTTCCTTTTGCAATAGCAACAGGTGCATCCTGATTTAAGGTTGTTTTGATTTTTTCTCGCAATAATTCACAACTGTGCAAACTGTCGCCAATTACTTTTACAGCTTCTTGAGGACTTTCTAAAGCCAAAGTCTTTATTGGAATAATTGCATCTAGTGATTCTTTCAAATAAATAACTTCTCTTGGCGAAACTTTACCCGCAGCAATTTTGGAAATCAGCCGTTCTAAATCTGAAATTTGTTTGATTTGCTTTTGAATATTTTTTAAAACGTCTTGATTTTCTTTTAAATACGCAACTACTTGATGGCGATTTTGGATTTTAGCACTGTCTTTCAATGGCAATGCCAACCATCGTTTCAACAAACGACCACCCATTGGCGAAAGCGTTTTATCTATAACATCCAAAAGTGTTACTGCATTTGGATTATAACTGTGATATAATTCTAAATTTCGAATGGTAAAACGGTCCATCCAAACATAAGCATCTTCGGCAATACGTTGAATTGCCGTGATGTGCTGTACTTTATTATGTTGCGTTTCGGACAAATAATACAAAATAGCGCCCGAAGCAATTATTCCTTCTTTCAATTCTTCGATTCCAAATCCTTTTAGAGAAATGGTTTCAAAATGCTTAGTTAAAACTTCAAAAGCATAATCTTCTTTATAAATCCAATCTTCTAAATAAAAACTATGATAATCATCTCCGAAAGTTTCCCTGAAATCATTCTTGTTATTTTTAGGAATTAAGACTTCACTGGGATTAAAATTCTGCAATAATTTATCGATATATTCTGCGTTTCCTTGTGCCGTAAGAAATTCTCCGGTTGAAACATCCAGAAACGAAATTCCTATTGATTTATTGGCAAAATAAACCGATGCTAAAAAGTTATTGGTTTTTGATTGTAAAACCTCATCATTCATAGAAACCCCCGGCGTCACCAATTCGGTCACTCCTCGTTTCACGATGGTTTTAGTCATTTTTGGATCTTCAAGCTGATCACAAATGGCTACACGAAGACCTGCTTTAACCAACTTTGGCAAATAGGTATTTAAGGAATGATGCGGAAAACCCGCCAGAGCCGTTTCGGTTTCAGAACCCGCTCCACGTTTCGTTAATACAATTCCTAATATTTTTGAGGCCCGTACCGCATCTTCACCGAATGTTTCATAAAAATCCCCCACACGAAACAACAAACAAGCATCAGGATACTTCCTTTTGATCTCATTATATTGCTTCATTAAAGGCGTTTCCTTAACTACTTTATCTTTAGCTGCCAAATTAATTATCTTTAATAAATTGAAAAAAAATGTGTCAGCGAATTTATATATTTTAAAGCGAATAAAGAACAGTTCGAAAATTTAAATATTTTTAAGAAAATATTAGCACCTAGTTTCTATTTTTTATATAGATTTGTCTATAATTTTTAATTGAAATTGATATGAAAAAAATAATAACGTTAGCAATGCTTGTTGCATTAGGTGCATTTACTACTACTGCGCAAGAAACTACTAAAAAAACAAAAGCAGCTACTGCTAAAATTTCAACTCCAAAAGTAAATGGTGCTGGAATGGTTTTCGTTAACGAAGTAATTGATTACGGAACTATTGCCCACAACGCTGATGGAAAACGTGAATTTGTTTTCACAAACAACGGTAACAAACCATTAATCATCACAAATGCTCAAGGTTCTTGTGGTTGCACAGTACCTACAAGTCCAAAAGAACCTATTGCACCTGGAGCAAAAGGAATAATTGGAGTAAAATATGCTACAGACAGAGTTGGTGCATTTACAAAAACGGTTACAATTACTTCAAACGCTGAAGGACAACCAACAAAAGTACTTACTATAAAAGGAACCGTTTTAGCAGACAATGCGTCAAAAAGCTAGATTCCATAAATAATACACCCAAAAAGCTTCCTTTAATTTAGGAAGCTTTTTTTGTAAGCATAATTTTAAATATGAGAAAGCTAGAAAACAGCGAACTCGATAGAAAATCTATTGAATCTTTTAAAAAATCAGAAAAAACACCTCTTATTTTGGTGCTAGACGGCATTCGAAGTTTGCACAATATCGGATCTGTATTCAGAACTTCAGATGCTTTTTTGATTGAAAAAATATATCTCTGTGGCATCACGGCTACACCTCCAAACAAAGAAATTCACAAAACTGCTCTTGGCGCCACCGAAACTGTAGCTTGGGAACATCACGAGAATGTTCTTGAAGTTATAGCAAACTTAAAAAATGAAGGCGTCACAACACTTGCCATAGAACAAGTGGAGAGTGCAATTTTTCTTCAAGATTTTAAAGTCGATACTAAACAAAAATATGCTTTAGTTTTTGGTAATGAGGTGCATGGCGTATCACAAGAAGCAGTAGCACTTTGTGATGGTGCTATAGAAATTCCTCAATTGGGAACTAAACATTCCTTAAACATTTCGGTAAGTGCAGGCATTGTGGTTTGGGATTTATTTCAAAAAATGAATTGGCCTGGATAATTTTTTTTGAACATTAACGGTAATACTTTTATAAAATGAGAATTTATAATTTTTTCAAAATAGCTTTAGCCTTTTTACTTAGTAGTTCAACTGCTGTTTTCGCAACTAATTCTAATTTTTTAATAAGAAAAGCTCTTAGTTCAACCGCTATTAATCCACCCAAAATCACAGCAACAGGAAACCAAATATACTGCCCACAAACCTATATAAAAATCGTAACTGATGTAAAAATTGAGTACGATCTCGCAAAACCAAACACAGATGCAATCTACATTCAAATTTCATCAGGTTATATAAATGGACAAGACAGACTTTCGTTATCCGGTTCTCATCCGGCCATTAAATCAGAATGGATTGCATTAGAAGGAAAACTAAAACTATCCAGCATAACATCAGGAGCGGCTGTTTCTTATACCGATTTTGAAGCTGCAATCAAAGATGTTGAATTTTATAATTCGTCCCTTTCTCCATCCGGAATTCGAAATTTCTCTATAAGTGTTGGTGTAGGGCAAGCTAATTATTTACCTCGAAATGGTCACTTTTATGAGTACGTTGCAAGTCCGGGTATTTCTTGGACAGCCGCAAAAGCAGCCGCAGAAACAAAAACATATTATGGACTGCAAGGCTATTTAGCCACGCTCACAGCATCTGACGAAGCACAATTAGCAGGAGCGCAAGCACCTGGAACAGGATGGATTGGCGGAAATGACACCCAAACGGAAGGTCTCTGGAGATGGGTAACTGGCCCAGAAGCAGGAACGCCATTTACATATGCTTTTTGGAACAATAATGAACCTAATAATTCCGGCAATAATGAAGATTATGCTCATATCACGGATCCAAATCTCCCCGATTCAATTATAGGTTCTTGGAATGATTTACCGGAGATAGGAGGCGATGGATTGTATGCTCCAAAAGGATACATAGTAGAATATGGAGGAATGCCTGGCGAAGCTCCTCTTGAAATTTCGGCAAGTACTAGCTTGATAATTCCCAAAATTACAGGAACTACACCAAGCTCAAGATGTGGTTCTGGAAATATTACTCTTCAAGCAAATGCAACAAATGGAACGATAAGCTGGTATACTACAACAACCGGCGGAACAGCGATAGCATCCGGTAACACTTTTACCACTACTATTACAGCAACAACCCCTTTTTATGTAGAGGCTGGATGTACTACAAATCGAACGCTAATTACAGCAACCGTTTATCCGTTGCCTATTGCAAATTCAGTTATAATCCCTAGACAATGCGATGATAATCATGACGGCATATTCACATTCAACACCTCTAATTTAGAAGGTAATTTAAAAAATGGACAAACAAACGTAACAGTTACATATTTTGACCAAAACAATAATCCTTTGAAAGATGTTAACGGAATTTTAATTACTAGTCCGTTCCCAAATAGTTTTTCAACAAAAACCCAAAACATAAAAGCCGTTGTAACAGATAATTCGCCTTTACGCTGTTTTGATGAAACAAATATTTCATTTATAGTTGATGATTTACCCGAAGCATTTGCCGTTCCAGCATCTTTAACAACAGCTTGTGATGACGAAACCAATCCATTAAATCAAGACGGAAAATTTGCTTTTGACACAACTAATTTTGAAGCCACCCTTCTAGGAGGACAAACCGGAATGACAGTCACTTATTCCGATGCAAACAGCAATCCGTTGCCAAGTCCGTTGCCAAATCCATTTGTAACTGGAAACCAAACTGTTTTAGTAACCGTTACAAATCCATTGAATACAAACTGTACTGCAACTACAACTTTAAATTTCACTGTTAATCCGTTACCGATTCTCAATGACATCACAATTAAGCAATGTGATACCGACTTGATTTCGGACGGGAAAACTCTTTTTAACTTAACAGTAAATAACGATATGATTTCTGCAAATTACCAGAATGAAACTTTTACTTATTATACCAGTTTAACCGGAGCAAATAACGCGATTGCTTCGGATTTAATCTTGGACGAATTGGCCTTTGAAAACACAACTCCAACTTCGATGAGCATTTGGTCAAGAGTAGCCAATACTATTACCGGATGCTATAGTGTTTCCAAAATAGAATTAATAGTTCCCGCAACCAACATCAATCCAAACTATAAAATTACAATACCGCCTGTCTGTGATGATTTTTTAGATACTAATGGAAACGACACAGCCAATAACGACAAAAGAGATGGAATCACTACTTTCGATATGACTGCATCTAAAACCATCATACAAAATCTTTTACCATCAACCGATATTTACAGCATCAATTACTACAGAAACGAAGCCGATGCTTTAGCTGAAAGCAATGCAATCATTGATATTTCAAATTATAGAAATATTGGCTATCCTAATTCTCAAGATATCTGGATACGGGTTGACAGTAATTTAGACAATGCTTGTTATGGTTTAGGCCCATATTTAACTTTAAATGTTGAAGCTTTACCATTTGCTAATCCCGTAATTATACCCAGACAATGCGATGATAATCAAGACGGAATATTCACATTCAGTACTACTTCATTAGAATCTACTTTGATAAATGGGCAAACAGGCATAACTGTTACGTATTTCGACCAAAACAAT
This region of Flavobacterium lacustre genomic DNA includes:
- a CDS encoding T9SS type B sorting domain-containing protein, whose protein sequence is MRIYNFFKIALAFLLSSSTAVFATNSNFLIRKALSSTAINPPKITATGNQIYCPQTYIKIVTDVKIEYDLAKPNTDAIYIQISSGYINGQDRLSLSGSHPAIKSEWIALEGKLKLSSITSGAAVSYTDFEAAIKDVEFYNSSLSPSGIRNFSISVGVGQANYLPRNGHFYEYVASPGISWTAAKAAAETKTYYGLQGYLATLTASDEAQLAGAQAPGTGWIGGNDTQTEGLWRWVTGPEAGTPFTYAFWNNNEPNNSGNNEDYAHITDPNLPDSIIGSWNDLPEIGGDGLYAPKGYIVEYGGMPGEAPLEISASTSLIIPKITGTTPSSRCGSGNITLQANATNGTISWYTTTTGGTAIASGNTFTTTITATTPFYVEAGCTTNRTLITATVYPLPIANSVIIPRQCDDNHDGIFTFNTSNLEGNLKNGQTNVTVTYFDQNNNPLKDVNGILITSPFPNSFSTKTQNIKAVVTDNSPLRCFDETNISFIVDDLPEAFAVPASLTTACDDETNPLNQDGKFAFDTTNFEATLLGGQTGMTVTYSDANSNPLPSPLPNPFVTGNQTVLVTVTNPLNTNCTATTTLNFTVNPLPILNDITIKQCDTDLISDGKTLFNLTVNNDMISANYQNETFTYYTSLTGANNAIASDLILDELAFENTTPTSMSIWSRVANTITGCYSVSKIELIVPATNINPNYKITIPPVCDDFLDTNGNDTANNDKRDGITTFDMTASKTIIQNLLPSTDIYSINYYRNEADALAESNAIIDISNYRNIGYPNSQDIWIRVDSNLDNACYGLGPYLTLNVEALPFANPVIIPRQCDDNQDGIFTFSTTSLESTLINGQTGITVTYFDQNNNPLKDANGSLITSPFPANFSTTSQTIKAVLTNALQCFDTADIEFIVDDSPEITAIPVASTTACDDETNPLDQDGKFAFDTTGFEATLLGGQTGMIVKYFDGNSNALPSPLPNPFLTGTQNITARVENPLNTSCPATTTLNFIVNPVPIIDLNLNGDSNELICSNLPTFFVTLNAGILDGSPTGNYNYIWTKDGIDLNTNLPTLGVNSAGVYAVEVINNSGCSRKRTITVTASNTATIESIDIIDLNDINSVTVNVSGPGDYEYSMDDLNGLWQDSNFFDHVPAGIHEIFINDKNNCGVVSQEIIVVGIPKFFTPNNDSYNDIWEIKGMVKYPLAEVTIFDRYGKFITRLNATNPTWDGTVNGEILPATDYWYVFKMDENTPEKRGHFSLKR